One genomic segment of Chitinophaga sancti includes these proteins:
- a CDS encoding ABC transporter permease has protein sequence MFKSYFIIAYRNLLRSKSFSLINIIGLVLGIGCCMLICLWIYNEVSYDKFHKNKDYLYQAWNRGTFDNKLQCWNVVPKPLAAALKDEYAGIKNTCRTDIRWFVTAVGEKKLSTKALVVDPSFLSMFSFPLVKGNPETVLNDVLSIVITEKMAKKMFGTADPMDQIITINKDQFKVTGVLKDLPLNSTFNFEYLLPWKYYAYLSGNEDASWTNNSVNVFVQLTPNTTAAAINQQIRNVTNKHTGNKEETEVFLHPMSKWHLYSNFENGVISGGRIEIVRLFGIIGSFILLIACINFMNLSTARSEKRAKEVGIRKAVGAQKKSLILQFLLESLLVVTIAGILALIAVVLLLPVFNLLINQELVLPYSNWIFWATLVGFILLTGLLAGSYPAFFLSSFHPAGIFRRSFKKGHGTINHRKVLVVLQFCTAITLIISTVIVVRQLQHARNRNAGFSGDLLMYHWNNPTLNNNFGALKNELLSAGIVTSVTRTASLLTEPFSSSTSVKWRGKDPNDNTDFERGAQDEGLITTAGLQLLQGRDLDLAKYPADSTAVIINESAMKAMGFTHPIGKVVHEFETDYHVVGVFGDYIFGSPYEHTHPMIIVGAKNMFFNVIHMKLAAGGDVVKQVQAIEKLFNKYNPDYPFEYHFVNKDYELKFVDMAIVARLTTLFAVLTVLISCLGLFGLASYMAEERIKEIGIRKVLGASVVRIISLLTKDFLVLVGVALIIAAPIAWYAMHQWLQRYAYRTMIDWWVFVATGVMVILISLLTTGYHACKAALMNPVKSLKSD, from the coding sequence ATGTTTAAAAGTTACTTCATTATAGCCTACAGGAACCTGCTACGGAGCAAATCCTTTTCCCTGATCAATATTATAGGGTTAGTATTGGGCATTGGATGCTGTATGCTGATTTGTTTATGGATCTATAATGAAGTCAGCTATGACAAATTTCATAAGAACAAAGACTATCTATACCAGGCATGGAACAGAGGTACCTTTGATAATAAACTGCAATGCTGGAATGTGGTACCTAAACCGTTAGCTGCAGCGCTGAAGGATGAATATGCAGGTATAAAAAATACCTGCCGTACAGATATCCGCTGGTTTGTCACAGCTGTAGGCGAGAAGAAACTTTCTACAAAGGCTCTTGTGGTAGATCCGTCCTTTTTATCTATGTTCAGTTTCCCACTGGTAAAAGGAAATCCGGAGACAGTGCTGAATGATGTTTTATCGATTGTGATTACAGAGAAGATGGCTAAGAAAATGTTTGGTACAGCAGATCCGATGGACCAGATAATCACAATCAATAAGGATCAGTTCAAAGTGACGGGTGTTTTAAAAGATCTTCCTTTAAACAGTACATTCAATTTTGAATACCTGCTCCCATGGAAGTACTATGCCTATTTATCAGGCAATGAAGATGCTTCCTGGACAAATAACTCCGTGAATGTATTCGTTCAACTTACACCCAATACCACAGCGGCTGCTATCAATCAACAAATCAGGAATGTCACAAATAAACATACTGGTAACAAAGAAGAGACAGAAGTTTTCCTGCATCCCATGAGTAAGTGGCATTTGTATTCCAACTTTGAAAACGGGGTGATATCAGGTGGCCGTATTGAGATAGTCAGATTGTTTGGTATCATTGGCAGTTTTATATTGCTGATTGCATGTATCAATTTTATGAACCTGAGTACGGCACGTAGTGAAAAGCGGGCGAAAGAAGTAGGTATTCGTAAAGCAGTCGGTGCACAGAAAAAATCACTCATCCTGCAGTTCCTGCTGGAATCACTTTTGGTAGTGACCATTGCTGGCATATTAGCGCTCATAGCAGTAGTCCTCTTGTTGCCGGTCTTCAATTTGCTCATCAATCAGGAACTTGTATTACCGTATAGCAATTGGATATTCTGGGCGACACTTGTAGGTTTCATCCTACTGACCGGCTTACTGGCGGGCAGTTACCCGGCATTTTTTCTTTCTTCATTTCATCCTGCCGGCATCTTCAGACGAAGTTTCAAAAAAGGTCATGGCACGATCAATCACCGTAAGGTACTGGTGGTATTGCAGTTCTGTACTGCCATCACGCTCATTATATCTACAGTGATTGTAGTGCGTCAGTTACAACACGCACGTAACAGGAATGCAGGGTTTTCAGGAGATCTGTTGATGTATCACTGGAATAACCCAACACTCAATAATAATTTTGGTGCCCTGAAAAATGAGCTGTTATCTGCGGGTATTGTGACCTCCGTGACCCGTACAGCCTCATTACTGACAGAGCCGTTCAGTTCATCGACCTCCGTAAAGTGGAGAGGAAAAGATCCTAATGACAATACTGATTTTGAACGCGGCGCACAGGATGAAGGATTGATCACCACAGCAGGTTTACAACTGCTACAGGGGCGGGACCTAGACCTGGCAAAGTATCCGGCTGATTCAACGGCTGTGATCATCAATGAATCGGCGATGAAGGCCATGGGGTTTACCCATCCTATTGGCAAAGTGGTGCATGAATTCGAAACGGATTATCATGTAGTAGGTGTATTTGGTGATTATATATTTGGCTCTCCTTATGAGCATACGCATCCGATGATCATTGTGGGTGCAAAGAATATGTTTTTCAATGTTATTCATATGAAGCTGGCAGCGGGAGGAGATGTTGTGAAACAGGTGCAGGCAATAGAAAAACTCTTTAATAAATATAATCCGGATTATCCGTTTGAATACCATTTTGTGAACAAGGATTATGAATTGAAATTCGTGGATATGGCTATTGTGGCGCGTTTAACTACCTTATTTGCTGTGCTGACAGTACTGATATCCTGTCTTGGCTTGTTTGGACTGGCAAGCTATATGGCAGAAGAGCGGATTAAGGAAATTGGTATTCGCAAGGTACTGGGCGCTTCGGTCGTGAGGATTATTAGTTTGCTGACGAAGGATTTCCTGGTACTGGTAGGCGTTGCGCTCATAATAGCGGCCCCTATAGCATGGTATGCCATGCACCAGTGGTTGCAACGATATGCTTACAGAACGATGATCGATTGGTGGGTGTTTGTAGCAACAGGGGTAATGGTGATATTGATTTCCCTGCTCACCACAGGCTACCATGCCTGCAAAGCAGCGCTGATGAATCCTGTTAAAAGCCTGAAGTCGGATTAA
- a CDS encoding serine protease: MFRKLLLVGLLLRAGSLCAQDTMRFRDDEKFKNLVYTNARAEMEQGGMKGFRELWAQAVNVVPSQKVTVKYGRAKARKPMTAVEVAKQLNDQVFVIWKFFRKTDKNIEGIAISATAFPINEEGTMVTNHHVFEMLFKKTPGFYEMDSTLFLSDVNGNAFSIDKVLSYDENADLALFTIKNNHGVKIHPITLGNEAPVGAPVYLLSNPEGFPYYFSAGQVARNAKYEEFGANTERMDITADYAIGSSGGPVVNEFGGLVGVVSSTHSIFSSQRQDLQMVVKQTIPVRSIYSIMTK, translated from the coding sequence ATGTTTAGAAAGTTATTGTTAGTAGGACTGTTGTTGAGAGCAGGTTCATTGTGTGCGCAGGATACCATGCGATTCCGCGATGATGAAAAGTTCAAAAATTTAGTATATACAAATGCGAGAGCAGAAATGGAGCAGGGAGGAATGAAAGGGTTCAGGGAACTATGGGCACAAGCGGTCAATGTCGTTCCGTCACAAAAAGTGACCGTGAAATATGGACGGGCCAAAGCGCGCAAACCAATGACAGCTGTAGAAGTAGCAAAACAATTAAATGACCAGGTATTTGTGATCTGGAAGTTTTTCAGAAAGACAGATAAGAATATAGAAGGGATTGCTATTTCAGCGACCGCATTTCCGATTAATGAAGAGGGAACCATGGTAACCAATCATCATGTATTTGAAATGTTGTTTAAGAAGACTCCCGGGTTTTATGAAATGGATAGCACCCTGTTTTTGTCTGATGTAAATGGCAATGCATTTAGCATAGACAAAGTGTTGAGTTATGATGAAAACGCGGATCTGGCCCTGTTTACGATCAAAAATAACCATGGGGTTAAAATACATCCCATCACATTGGGCAATGAAGCGCCTGTAGGTGCCCCGGTTTATTTGCTATCTAATCCTGAAGGATTTCCATATTACTTTTCAGCAGGACAGGTCGCCCGGAATGCAAAGTATGAGGAATTCGGTGCCAATACAGAAAGAATGGATATCACTGCTGACTATGCCATTGGTTCTAGTGGAGGTCCAGTCGTCAATGAATTTGGCGGATTGGTGGGGGTTGTATCAAGTACGCATTCTATTTTTAGCAGCCAGCGGCAGGATTTGCAGATGGTAGTGAAGCAGACTATTCCCGTAAGATCTATTTATTCAATCATGACAAAATAA
- a CDS encoding TlpA disulfide reductase family protein produces MNRGLKYMLVACAMVPGVLKAQDPQAFRLEGAIKKLAAEKNNKAVLMHMLPGKMVFDTVDVVNGTFTITGTSPMKQKAFLYVTHGGIMPQSIGMGDNVPVYLENGTVKVTAVDSLKHARIGGTALNDDQQELVDLLAPIQKKVAVLEQQYAAANGTDDSLEVGVVRMRYEAVAAQLDSAVLGFVTRHPKSLVSLLSLRSYFDPATKMDKAAAGFDMLDPSLKSSAQGQLFARMIKKATVLDIGGEAPEFTAQNTSGENVSLKSFRGKYVLVDFWASWCVPCRHENPNVVKAYDRFREKNFTVVGFSLDEGNDGKEKWLKAIEKDGLPWVQLSDLAGWSSPVAMMYNLQAIPANFLLDPSGKIVAKNLRGEELEQKLEELFGKS; encoded by the coding sequence ATGAACAGGGGTTTAAAATATATGCTGGTTGCTTGTGCAATGGTGCCGGGAGTGCTGAAAGCACAGGATCCACAAGCGTTCAGACTGGAAGGTGCTATCAAAAAACTCGCAGCAGAGAAAAATAATAAGGCAGTGTTGATGCATATGTTGCCGGGTAAGATGGTATTTGATACGGTGGATGTAGTAAACGGAACATTTACAATAACAGGAACGAGCCCCATGAAACAGAAAGCATTTCTGTATGTAACACATGGAGGTATTATGCCGCAAAGTATAGGGATGGGAGATAATGTACCGGTATACCTGGAAAACGGAACAGTGAAGGTGACAGCTGTTGATTCGTTAAAGCATGCCAGGATAGGTGGTACAGCACTGAATGATGATCAACAGGAGTTAGTAGATCTGCTGGCACCTATTCAAAAGAAGGTAGCGGTATTGGAGCAACAGTATGCAGCGGCTAATGGTACGGATGATTCGCTGGAAGTGGGGGTGGTAAGAATGCGTTATGAAGCGGTGGCTGCGCAACTGGATAGCGCCGTATTGGGTTTTGTGACCCGACATCCAAAGTCGCTGGTGTCATTGCTTTCATTGCGGTCATATTTTGATCCTGCTACAAAGATGGATAAAGCGGCAGCAGGTTTTGATATGCTGGATCCTTCACTGAAATCGTCTGCGCAGGGGCAGTTATTTGCAAGAATGATTAAGAAGGCGACGGTATTGGATATAGGTGGAGAGGCGCCTGAATTTACAGCGCAGAATACTTCAGGAGAAAATGTTTCGCTGAAAAGCTTTAGGGGAAAGTATGTGCTGGTCGATTTCTGGGCCAGCTGGTGTGTGCCTTGTCGTCATGAAAATCCCAATGTAGTAAAGGCTTATGATAGATTCAGGGAAAAGAACTTTACGGTAGTAGGGTTCTCGCTGGATGAAGGGAATGATGGCAAAGAGAAATGGCTGAAGGCAATAGAGAAAGATGGATTGCCATGGGTGCAGTTATCAGACCTGGCTGGTTGGTCGAGTCCTGTTGCGATGATGTATAACCTGCAGGCGATACCTGCAAACTTCCTGCTGGATCCTTCCGGGAAGATAGTGGCGAAGAACCTGCGGGGCGAGGAACTGGAACAAAAGCTGGAAGAACTATTTGGGAAAAGTTAA
- the ppsA gene encoding phosphoenolpyruvate synthase — protein MILNFQEIDHTKLPLVGGKGANLGELTRIDGIQVPAGFCITTDVYKDIIKKVGIRIDQDDISGSCARIRAAIESVPVPEQIVAVIATLNEDETYAVRSSATAEDLPTASFAGQQDTYLNIRKEDIVKNISKCWASLFTDRAVIYREQHGYDHTKVYLSVIIQKMVFPEASGIMFTADPVNGNRKVVSIDAGFGLGEALVGGLVNADNYKVRGRQIIDEKISGKQLEIVAADKGGTITQEIEIDRQNSPALTSEEVLSLNDLGRKIEAYFGKPQDIEWCLANGSFYIVQSRPITTLFPLPVANDDENHVYLSVGHNQMMTDAMKPLGLSFFLMTTPARMCTAGGRLFIDVALQLAQPSGRERLINTFGKLDPLFRDALQTVVDREGFIQSLPDTTPPRSQSPVENDPAIVAELIKATQASINELKQNIQDKTGVALFDFIEKDLQDLKKYLFNQQGLAVIMAAMDACSWVNEKIYEWLGEKGVADIISQSVPNNITSEMGLDLLDVADAIRPFPEMIKLLQQGEMPPSKAIDDYLEKYGMRCVGEIDITRTRWGENPSMLYPAILSNIRNFAPGERVRKFQKGLQEAENKEREILALLNDEQRAETKEKISLIRNFLGFREYPKYGKVCRYYIYKQAILKETAKLFREKEDIFYLTFDELREAVRAQQVDEQLIHTRKQEFKSFKKLTPPRVITSDGEVITGSYKRENIPANAIIGLPVSAGIIEGRARVILNMEEANLEEGDILVTTFTDPSWTPLFVSIKGLVTEVGGLMTHGAVIAREYGLPAVVGVAGATKLIKDGDWIRVNGTDGFIINL, from the coding sequence ATGATACTGAACTTTCAGGAAATTGATCATACTAAATTGCCATTAGTTGGAGGCAAAGGTGCGAACCTGGGAGAACTGACCAGAATAGACGGAATACAGGTACCAGCTGGTTTTTGTATTACGACAGATGTGTATAAAGACATTATTAAAAAAGTAGGGATACGGATTGATCAGGATGATATTTCCGGATCATGTGCCAGGATCAGGGCTGCTATTGAAAGTGTGCCTGTTCCTGAGCAGATTGTAGCGGTGATTGCCACATTAAATGAAGACGAAACTTATGCCGTACGATCCAGTGCTACTGCAGAAGATCTGCCAACAGCTTCATTTGCGGGGCAGCAGGATACGTATCTGAATATTAGAAAAGAGGATATTGTAAAGAATATCAGTAAATGCTGGGCTTCGCTGTTTACTGACAGGGCGGTGATTTATCGGGAGCAACACGGATATGATCATACTAAGGTGTACCTCTCTGTTATTATTCAGAAAATGGTCTTTCCGGAGGCATCGGGAATTATGTTTACAGCAGACCCCGTGAATGGAAACAGGAAGGTGGTATCTATCGATGCGGGTTTTGGGTTAGGAGAGGCTTTGGTAGGAGGGCTGGTAAATGCGGATAATTATAAAGTAAGGGGCAGGCAGATCATTGATGAAAAAATATCGGGCAAACAACTGGAAATAGTTGCAGCTGATAAAGGCGGCACAATAACGCAGGAAATTGAAATAGACCGCCAGAATTCGCCTGCTTTGACTTCGGAAGAGGTATTGTCACTAAATGATCTTGGGCGTAAAATTGAGGCTTATTTTGGCAAACCTCAGGATATTGAATGGTGTCTGGCGAATGGCTCCTTTTATATCGTGCAGAGCAGGCCTATTACTACCTTATTTCCGCTGCCTGTAGCCAATGACGATGAAAACCATGTTTACCTCTCCGTCGGTCATAATCAAATGATGACAGATGCCATGAAGCCATTAGGTTTATCTTTTTTCTTAATGACAACGCCTGCCCGTATGTGCACTGCTGGAGGCCGCCTGTTCATTGACGTCGCCCTGCAATTGGCACAGCCATCGGGTAGAGAAAGATTGATAAATACCTTTGGGAAATTAGATCCATTATTCAGAGATGCGCTTCAGACTGTGGTTGACAGAGAAGGGTTTATACAATCATTACCAGATACTACACCACCCCGCTCACAATCGCCAGTTGAAAATGATCCGGCTATTGTGGCTGAATTAATTAAAGCGACGCAGGCTTCTATCAACGAATTAAAACAGAATATCCAGGATAAAACCGGCGTAGCATTGTTTGATTTTATTGAAAAGGATCTACAGGATTTAAAGAAGTACCTCTTTAACCAGCAAGGCTTAGCTGTCATCATGGCTGCTATGGACGCCTGCAGCTGGGTGAATGAAAAAATATACGAATGGCTGGGTGAAAAAGGGGTGGCTGATATCATTTCTCAATCTGTTCCTAATAATATCACTTCCGAGATGGGATTGGACCTATTAGATGTTGCGGATGCGATCCGTCCTTTCCCCGAAATGATTAAATTATTACAACAGGGGGAAATGCCACCTTCAAAAGCGATAGATGATTACCTCGAAAAATACGGGATGCGGTGTGTGGGAGAAATTGATATTACGAGAACCCGGTGGGGTGAAAACCCCTCAATGCTTTATCCTGCAATCCTAAGTAATATCCGAAATTTTGCTCCTGGTGAGCGCGTGCGTAAGTTTCAGAAAGGATTACAGGAGGCGGAGAATAAAGAAAGGGAAATACTGGCTCTTTTGAATGATGAACAACGGGCAGAAACGAAGGAGAAAATTAGCCTGATCAGGAACTTTTTAGGTTTTAGGGAATATCCAAAATATGGGAAGGTCTGTCGTTATTATATTTATAAACAAGCGATCCTGAAAGAAACAGCAAAGCTTTTTCGTGAAAAAGAAGATATTTTCTATCTCACTTTTGATGAATTGCGCGAAGCGGTACGTGCGCAACAAGTGGATGAACAACTCATCCACACAAGAAAGCAGGAATTCAAATCATTTAAAAAGCTGACACCTCCACGGGTTATCACCTCAGATGGTGAGGTCATTACCGGTTCTTATAAAAGAGAAAATATTCCTGCCAATGCGATCATTGGATTACCTGTTTCTGCAGGTATCATTGAGGGCAGGGCGAGGGTTATTTTAAATATGGAAGAGGCAAACCTGGAAGAAGGCGATATCTTAGTCACTACCTTTACAGACCCCAGCTGGACTCCATTGTTCGTGTCTATCAAAGGTCTGGTGACCGAAGTGGGAGGCTTGATGACACATGGTGCTGTAATAGCGCGGGAATATGGATTGCCGGCAGTGGTAGGGGTAGCAGGTGCTACCAAACTGATAAAAGATGGAGACTGGATCAGGGTGAATGGAACAGATGGGTTTATAATAAATCTATAA
- a CDS encoding MarR family winged helix-turn-helix transcriptional regulator, whose translation MGTEFITQIRRLSQLYAYTSIQMHEAIGRKAGLSGTDHKYLGFLMQKGQMTAGELSTLTGLTTGAITGLIDRLEKKKLVKRQFAEDDRRKVIIVPDTKKIMALLEPLYKEFRGQSEKLIASFSNKELKVLEKYFSVAIDIMNETTNKL comes from the coding sequence ATGGGCACCGAGTTCATCACCCAGATCAGGCGGTTAAGCCAGTTATACGCCTACACTTCTATTCAAATGCACGAAGCCATTGGCCGAAAGGCAGGGTTATCAGGTACTGACCATAAATACCTGGGGTTTTTGATGCAGAAGGGGCAAATGACAGCGGGGGAGCTTTCAACCCTCACCGGTTTGACCACTGGGGCTATAACCGGATTAATAGACAGGCTGGAAAAGAAGAAGCTGGTAAAAAGGCAATTTGCCGAAGATGACCGGAGAAAGGTGATCATCGTACCGGATACTAAAAAGATCATGGCCTTGTTGGAGCCTTTATATAAAGAATTTCGTGGCCAGTCAGAAAAACTGATTGCTTCCTTTTCAAATAAGGAGCTGAAGGTATTGGAGAAGTACTTTTCTGTAGCCATCGACATCATGAATGAAACAACTAATAAATTATGA
- a CDS encoding cellulase family glycosylhydrolase — protein MKRTIIFLVNLLLAAFAYAQTPVSLNGQLKVTGTKLCNQNGYPIQLRGMSTHGIQWYAGCITDASLDTLKSDWGADIVRIAMYVQEGGYETNPSYYTSLVKSYVDKVTARGLYALIDFHILTPGDPNYNTDRAKTFFTDIANTYKNYNNVLYEICNEPNGVTWATIKNYADQIIPLIRGIDNDAVICVGTRGWSSLGLSEGSTAQEILDNPLSYANVMYSFHFYAKSHQDYYINHLDWASDRLPVFVTEFGTQEASGDGANDLTMSQRYIDLCKSKKISWTNWNFSDNPYSGAVWNSGTCSGNTWTTSQLKEAGVFIRNNMRTPDDFGSTNNGTNIALGKTVTVSSTESSTTSLVGANAVDGSYTTRWSSTLYADPQWITVDLGSSYIVSEVKLTWEAAYAKDYLVQVSADNANWTTVKSIAGNTSLTNDHTGLSATGRYVRIYGTARGSAYGYSLYELEVYGTNATNPNLALNKTTATSSVETTGLEGNYAVDGSTATRWSSTLYADPQWITVDLGSSYTIGEVKLTWEAAYAKDYLVQVSADNTNWTTVKSVAGNTSLTNNHTGLSVTGRYVRIYGTARGSAYGYSLYELEVYSGSSSTLKTVATNSKLQDIILYPVPAHDQLTITLPASEQKTYISMGDMSGTKYRTVTTTDRIYNMNIAKLPAGVYFIMIQQGDQRTIKKIVKQ, from the coding sequence ATGAAAAGAACAATCATCTTTTTGGTTAACCTGCTCCTCGCAGCTTTCGCCTACGCACAAACACCCGTATCCCTCAATGGCCAGTTGAAAGTAACCGGCACCAAACTCTGTAATCAGAACGGTTACCCAATTCAACTCAGAGGCATGAGTACCCACGGCATCCAATGGTACGCCGGCTGTATCACCGACGCCTCCCTGGATACCCTCAAAAGCGACTGGGGTGCAGACATCGTACGTATCGCCATGTACGTACAGGAAGGTGGTTACGAAACCAATCCCTCCTACTACACCTCCCTCGTTAAAAGCTATGTAGACAAAGTCACCGCCCGTGGCCTTTACGCCCTCATCGACTTCCACATCCTGACTCCCGGTGATCCAAATTATAACACCGACAGAGCCAAAACCTTCTTCACCGACATTGCCAATACCTACAAAAACTACAACAACGTTTTGTATGAAATATGCAATGAACCAAACGGTGTGACCTGGGCTACCATCAAGAACTACGCTGATCAGATCATTCCTCTCATCAGAGGTATCGACAATGACGCTGTCATTTGCGTAGGAACCAGAGGATGGTCTTCATTAGGCCTCTCCGAAGGTAGCACGGCCCAGGAGATCCTCGACAACCCACTCAGCTATGCCAATGTGATGTATAGCTTTCACTTCTATGCAAAAAGCCACCAGGATTATTACATCAATCACCTGGACTGGGCATCTGACCGCCTGCCGGTTTTCGTGACCGAATTCGGTACACAGGAAGCCTCCGGCGATGGCGCCAATGACCTCACCATGAGTCAACGTTATATAGACCTGTGCAAAAGCAAAAAAATCAGCTGGACGAACTGGAACTTCAGTGACAACCCTTACAGTGGCGCCGTATGGAACAGTGGTACCTGCTCAGGTAATACCTGGACCACCAGCCAACTCAAAGAAGCCGGTGTTTTTATCCGTAATAACATGCGTACTCCGGATGATTTCGGATCCACCAACAATGGTACGAATATCGCCCTCGGCAAAACTGTGACCGTATCCTCTACAGAAAGCTCTACTACCTCCCTCGTTGGTGCCAACGCTGTAGATGGTAGTTACACCACCCGCTGGTCTTCTACCCTCTATGCCGATCCGCAGTGGATCACGGTAGACCTGGGTAGCTCCTACATTGTTTCTGAGGTGAAACTGACCTGGGAAGCCGCTTATGCAAAAGACTACCTTGTACAAGTATCTGCTGATAATGCCAACTGGACCACGGTAAAATCAATTGCAGGAAATACCAGTTTAACCAACGATCACACTGGCTTATCCGCCACTGGCAGATATGTACGCATCTATGGTACTGCCCGCGGTTCTGCTTATGGATATTCATTATATGAACTGGAAGTGTATGGCACGAATGCTACCAATCCTAACCTGGCATTGAACAAAACAACCGCTACCTCTTCTGTAGAAACCACTGGCCTGGAAGGCAATTATGCAGTAGATGGCAGTACAGCTACCCGCTGGTCTTCTACCCTCTATGCCGATCCTCAATGGATCACGGTAGACCTTGGCAGCAGCTATACCATTGGTGAAGTTAAACTGACCTGGGAAGCCGCTTATGCAAAAGACTACCTTGTACAGGTTTCTGCTGATAATACCAACTGGACCACGGTAAAATCAGTTGCAGGAAATACCAGTTTAACCAACAATCACACCGGCTTATCCGTCACCGGCAGATATGTACGCATCTATGGTACTGCCCGCGGTTCTGCCTATGGATATTCATTATATGAACTGGAAGTGTATAGTGGCAGCAGCAGCACGCTAAAAACAGTGGCGACCAACAGTAAGTTGCAGGATATTATTTTATACCCTGTTCCTGCTCACGATCAGTTAACGATCACATTGCCTGCCAGTGAACAAAAAACTTATATCAGTATGGGTGATATGAGTGGTACAAAGTATCGCACCGTCACCACTACTGACAGGATCTATAATATGAATATTGCCAAACTACCTGCCGGCGTATATTTCATCATGATCCAACAGGGTGATCAAAGAACTATCAAAAAGATAGTAAAGCAATAA
- a CDS encoding TlpA disulfide reductase family protein — MRYFLLLFLLGMPVDLCAQLSNIYQLSNGRMMDSVYKSELHDSFSISKLDDIRSYIAAEFAFENNLAKVDEYVRQLQYGPEKCNQFFRIARSFEKVSDLPNTERFAKLAVDTAARYLNDQGNGVTPASILASSLVLLTGALEKQEKYEEAIQWLTDKMGYSSEKNRPGLMRLKGDMLVRAARYKEALDTYTAVLKARAGGQVVEQKMKQAYIALHGADTLGFDTYLSGVKSRIAYEFSDSIRRSTVKQKAPVFELKDLEGKVVRLEDYVGRVVVLDFWATWCVPCKASFPAMQKVVNKYVADTSVVFLFIDTWEYTKDVGPAIKDFLGRKQYAFRVLRDEKDAVVKQYGVDGIPAKFIIDKEGYLRFSMKGSNGTDEEAVNELVEMITLSRGGSIKNE, encoded by the coding sequence ATGCGATATTTTCTTTTATTATTCCTGTTGGGAATGCCTGTAGACCTTTGTGCGCAGCTTTCTAATATCTATCAGCTTTCGAATGGCAGGATGATGGATTCTGTCTATAAAAGTGAGTTGCATGATAGTTTCAGCATCAGTAAGCTGGATGATATCAGGTCTTATATAGCGGCTGAATTTGCATTTGAAAATAATCTTGCAAAGGTCGATGAGTATGTCCGTCAGTTGCAATACGGGCCTGAAAAGTGTAACCAGTTTTTCAGAATAGCAAGGTCATTTGAAAAAGTCAGTGACCTTCCGAATACAGAGCGATTTGCAAAATTGGCGGTGGATACGGCGGCGAGGTACCTGAATGACCAGGGAAATGGGGTGACGCCAGCTTCCATTCTTGCGTCTTCATTGGTATTGTTGACGGGTGCATTGGAGAAGCAGGAGAAGTATGAGGAGGCGATTCAGTGGTTAACTGACAAAATGGGATATAGTTCAGAGAAGAACAGACCTGGTCTGATGCGGTTGAAAGGGGATATGCTGGTACGTGCAGCAAGATATAAGGAAGCATTGGATACGTATACGGCGGTGTTGAAAGCGAGGGCAGGAGGGCAGGTAGTAGAGCAGAAAATGAAGCAGGCTTATATTGCATTGCATGGTGCAGATACATTGGGGTTTGATACCTATTTATCTGGCGTTAAGAGCCGGATAGCCTATGAGTTTAGTGATAGCATCAGGCGATCGACTGTAAAGCAGAAAGCCCCTGTGTTTGAACTAAAAGATCTGGAAGGAAAGGTGGTCAGACTGGAAGATTATGTAGGCAGGGTAGTGGTGCTGGACTTCTGGGCTACCTGGTGTGTGCCATGCAAAGCCTCGTTTCCGGCCATGCAGAAGGTGGTCAATAAATATGTGGCAGATACATCCGTTGTTTTTCTTTTTATAGATACGTGGGAGTATACCAAGGATGTAGGGCCTGCTATTAAAGACTTTTTGGGGAGGAAACAGTATGCATTCAGGGTATTGCGTGATGAGAAAGATGCTGTAGTGAAGCAGTATGGGGTGGATGGTATACCCGCTAAATTTATCATTGATAAAGAGGGATATTTACGATTTAGCATGAAGGGGTCTAATGGGACAGATGAGGAGGCGGTGAATGAATTGGTAGAAATGATTACTTTAAGTAGAGGTGGAAGTATCAAAAATGAATAA